GATGCGCTCCCTGCTCAGGCTCCTCCAGGAGAAGCTCGGCGTTCCGGTGGACGTGGAGTTCGCTCACAATGGGACGCACCTTTACCTCCTCCAGTGCCGCCCGCAGAGCTACGCGGCCGAGGCGGTGGCGGTGCCGATCCCAGCGGATCTCCCTCGCGACCGGGTGGTCTTCACCGCGAGCCGCTACGTGTCCAACGGGCGCGTCCCGGACATCACGCACGTCGTCTACGTGGATCCGGCGCGGTACAAGGACGTCGCGGACCTGGCCACCCTCCGCGAGATCGGGCGCGCGGTTGGCAAGCTGAACAAGCTGCTCCCGAAGCGGCAGTTCGTCCTGATGGGCCCGGGTCGGTGGGGGAGCCGGGGGGACATCAAGCTCGGCGTGAGCGTGACCTACTCCGAGATCAACAACACCGCGGTGCTGATCGAGATCGCCCGGAAGGAGGGGAACTACGTCCCCGACCTCTCGTTCGGGACCCACTTCTTCCAGGACCTCGTCGAGGCGGGGATCCGATACCTGCCGCTCTACCCCGACGAGCCGGAGAACGTGTTCAACGAGCGGTTCCTGACGGAGACCCGCAACATCCTCCTGGACCTGCTACCGGACGCCGACAGGCTCGCGGAGACGATCCGAGTCATCGACATTCCCCGGGCGACGGACGGCCTCGTGCTTCGGATCCTGATGAACGCCGATCAGGACCGAGCTGTGGGCCTGCTCGCGTCCCCCGCATCCTCCGCCGCCGAGGCCGCGACGGACCGTCGCCGGGAGGCGGAGACCGTCGGCCCCGATACGCACTGGAGGTGGCGGCTCCGGATGGCGGAGAGGATCGCCGCCCAGCTCGACCCGAGGCGGTTCGGGGTGAAGGGGCTCTACGTGTTCGGATCCACCAAGAACGCCACCGCGGGACCCGCGAGCGACATCGACCTCCTGATCCACTTCGCCGGCTCGGCGGAGCAGAAACGGGACCTCGACGCTTGGCTCGAGGGGTGGAGCCTCTGCCTGGACGAGTTGAACTACCTGCGTACGGGCGCCAGATCCGACGGACTTCTGGACTCGCACTTCGTGACGGACGACGACATCGCCCGCCAGACCAGCTTCGCCGCGAAGATCGGCGCCGTTACCGATGCCGCCAGGCCGCTGCGCATCGGCTCTCTTCAGGCGTAGCCGGCGCTCAGAGCAGCTCTCGGGACGCCGAGTCGAGGTCGCCGGGATCGAAGCGGACCAGCGCCAGCTCCGGCCCGTCGTGCGCGGCGGAGAACGCGTGGGTGCGGCCGATACGATCGCGCCACGCCCCGGTGAGCCGCGCCGACTCGTGCACGTGGCCGTGGAGGGTCAAGAGCGGCTGGCGTGACTCGATGAACCGGCGGAGCGCGATGCTACCGACGTGGACGTCGAGGGGCGCGTGGTCCACCATCCTCCCGTCCAGCGCCGCGCGGTCGAGAAGGGTGCGATAGGGGGGCGCGTGCACGAGGAAGACCGCCCGCGACAAGTCGGCGTCTCCCGCGAGCAGATCCAGGTCTTCCCGAATCGTGGCCACACGGGGCTCCCTCTCGCCCACGTCGACCGTGCGCCACCCCTCCTCGGGGCTGATGCAGCCCGGGTCCACGTAGCGGGACACGTCGTACCGCTCCCAATCCTTGAGTTGGAAAGGCGTGGGCGGCACGAATGCGTATCCGTACACCTCGAAGTCCCCCCACCGAATCCGGCGGAGCTGGGCGTACTCGAAGACGCCGCGCCCGGCAGCCTCGAGCACCGCCGGCTCCTCGGCGCGCGGATCGTCGTTGCCGAGGATGAGGAAGACCCTCGGGTAGCTGCCGTGCAGCCGTTCCCGGAGCCTCTCGAAGCCGGCGGCAAGCTCGTCCCTCACGAAGTCGTGGCCGGCGGGGTCGCCGGGCATGGGCGCCGCCATCGGGTGCGGGAGCAGGTCGCCGCCGAGGAAGACCGCCGCGGGGCGCCGCGACTCGATGGCCTCGAACAGCTTTCCGAACCGCTCGCGGCGGCCGTGCAAGTCGGAGACGAAGAAGCACTCGCTCACGACGCGCTCAGCGGCCGGCGGGCTTGAGGATCACCCCCTCGTTCCTCTTGCCGTTCATCTTCACCACCAGAGGCTCGCGGAAGCGGAGGTGCCGGACGAACTCCATCTCCTCGACCGCCGGCTGCGCGGCGAGCCAGTCCCAGTCCACGAACCCCTCGCTGGCGTCGGGATTCACGGTGAAGTACCCGACGCGGCTCGACGTGATGTTCTGGAAGAAGTGGGTCCCCTGAGAGGGCGTCACCTTGAAGTCCCTGAAGCCGGCCTCGACGATCACCCGCGCGGCGGCGATCTGGTCCCAGCTGACCGGGATCCCGAGGAACGGGTCGGCGGAGCCCCAGCGCCCGACGCCGATCAGCAGGTAGGGGAGCCCTGAGGACGCCAGCGACGCGTTCAGGCGCGCGACCTCGCGGGCCACGTCGCGGGACCGGCCGCGGTCGAACCGGTGGTAGTCCACCACCACCACGTCCAGGAGGTCCTCGATCCTTCCGTGGCCGAGGACCGCGGGGCTCGAGCAGAGCACGCTCCGGGGATCCTCGCCTCCGATCGCGAGCTCCGCCATCTCGCGGGAGAGCGCGAGCGGACGCAGCTGCAGGAAGCCGAACTCGTGTGGCTCACGGGGCTCGGCGGCGAGCCGGACCGCGAACTCGATCTCCACCGGGGTGCTGGTTCCGTCCTTCCCGATCCCGAGCAGGGCATCCAGGATCTCGGCCAGCGGGAACAGGTTGTGCTTCAGGATCGGGGCGAAGTTCACGAGACGCACCCCGGGTCGCGAGATCCCGTCGTAGACCGCGTCGTTCTCGGGAGAGTACGTGGAGCCGACCAGCGAGAGCGTCCCGTCCTCCTCCGCCGCCTCGAGCCCGAGCCGCTTGAGCTCGAACGCGGGGCGCGGGGCGTCCTGGACGGCGTCGAGAAGGGTCAGCGCGCAGAACTCGCGCTGGGAGTTCTGGAGCACGTCCCGGACCGACGAGAACTGCACGAGGTGGCGGGGATAGCGGGGACAGAAGCGGATGCAGGCCTCCCCGTCCACGACCGTCTCGCCCAGCCCGAGGGCGACGGCGGCGATCCCGTCCTCGGTGGTCATCGGGGAGGTCGGGTAGAAGTTGTACGAGCGCGCCACCCCCGCGAAGTTCGGGTAGAACCGGTCGCCGTGCACCGCGCCCACCACCTTCTGGAGGATCACCGCCATCTTCTCCTCCTCGAGGCGGTACGGGGTGGTCGAGAGGTAGGTCTTCGCCCGGGTGGAGAAGGTCGAGGCGTAGACCCGCTTGATCGCGTCGACGAGCTGCGCGAGACGCACCGCCGGATCGGGGTGGTCGTTCGGGAGCATGTACGTCTCGTAGATCCCCGCGAACGGCTGGTACTGGGAGTCCTCGAGGAGGCTCGAGGACCTCACCGCCAGCGGGTAGGTCGCGCGGCCCACGAGCGCCTCGAGGTCGCCGAGGTGCGCCGCAGGGAACTCGGCCTCGAGGAAGCGGCGGAGCACCTCCCCGTCGTCCACCGCGTTGAGCGCGAAGTCCCCGAGGCCGTTCGCGTGGAGGAACCTGTCGAACACGTCGGTGGCCAGCACGACGGACGGCGGGACCGAGATCCGAACGCCGGGAAACCGGTCTCGCGCTCCGTGCTCCGTGAGGAGCAGGTTCACGAACGCGAGGCCGCGCGCCTTCCCACCCAGGGAACCGCCGCCGATGCGCGAGAAGCCGGACTCGGGATCGAACGACTCGCGGTCGAAGTCGGCGACGATCCCCTGCTTCAGGTCGTGCCGGTACTCCTGGATGGAACGGATCAGGTCGGCCCTCAGGTCCTCGAGGGTCGCGAAGTCCGAGACCTTGCGGGGGCGGAGGCGGTGGGCGAGGGAGAACTCGGTCCGGGCCTTGAGCCAGTTCGAGAAGTGGTTGCGCTCGCCGTGGTGCCCGAGGCTCTCGGCCGGAACGGTGCGGAGCTTCTCCTCGAGATCCTTGAGGTCGTGGGCCCGGTCCACCTCGGTCCCGTCGGGAAGGCGGAAGACGAAGTCGCCGAAGCTGAAGTTCTCGACGATGAACCGGCGGAGCTGCTGGAGAAACGTGGGGGAGCCCTTGATCAGGAAGCCGGCCCCCGCCTCGCGGGCCAGGAACGCGTTCTCGCGGTGGCTCGATTGGAGCATGATCGGGATATCGGGTTGGACGGCCCGTACCCTGCGGGCCAGGTCGGCACCCGCCTCGCGGTCGAGCTTGCCCCCTTTCGGGAACTCGATGTCCGAGATGATGCCGAGGACGTTCTCCCGGTACGCCTCGAAGCACGCCCAGGCCTCCTCGTAGGTGGAGCAGAGGAGGATCTTCGGCCGTGCCTGGATCCGCATCAGCTTGTGAGAGAGGTTGATCCCCTCCGGCACGAGGCTGTGGGAGTGGGCCATGATCTCCGTATAGATCACCGGCAGGAACGACGAGTAGAAGCGGACGTTGTCCTCCACCAGGAGGACCACCTGGACTCCCATCACCCCCGAGTCGTGCGCGACGTTCGTCCGGTCCTCGACGTACTTGACGATCGCCAGCAGGATCCTCACGTCCCCCTGCCAGAGGAACACGCGGTCGATGTCCGACACGTCGTTCCGCTTCATGAAGTCGCCGAGCTCGCGGCTGTCGTACGCCAGCAGGATCACGGGGACGTCGAGTCCGGCCTCCCGGACCTTCCGGGCGAGGGTCAGCGCGTCCATGTCGCCGAGGTGCATCGAGGTGATGATCAGGTTGTAGCGCGGCTCGGCGCGGGCCAGGGCGACGGCCTCGGCCCCCGACGACACTCGGATGAGCCCCGGGGTGTGCCGCAGGTTCAGCTCGAGGAACTCGTGCAGGATCAGCTCGTTGAGCTGGCCGTCCTCCGCGAGGATGAACGAGTCGTAGAGGCTCGAGACGAGGAGGATGTCCTCCACCCGGCGCCGCATGAGGTGCTGGAATCCCTGCGCCCTGGCCCAGAGGGCCAAGCCCGCCGCACCCGACCTGTCTTCGGCCATCTCATCTCCCGCATGCCGCGACCGCGCGACGGACGACGATTGCCGCGCTCATTCTATCGATCGGCGGAAAGCGCCGCGATCCGATGTCCGCTCGACAAACGGGCCAGGGTCCTTGGCTCAATCGGGCCACCCTGGATTGGGCGTAAAGATCTGGGAGAAAAGGGGTTGTGCGCCTGATTCGGGCGGCGTATAAGGAAGCACTATCGGCACGGGGGGCAGAGAGTGTCGGTCGAATCAGGCAGGCCGCGGTCGGCCTGCGCAATCACGAGAAGGCTGTCTATCGAAATGGGCGTGCCGCGAGCGTCCGCGGGGATTTCCCCGTGCGACGAGCGGCTCGTCTCCGCCGCGGCGGGGACCGGATGGTAAAGGGGGCGCGATGAGAAACGGGCGGATCTTCACGAGTCTTCTGGCGGTGTGCCTGGCTGTCCTGTCGTCGGCGGTCGCGCCGATCGTCATGATGCCGGGTGCCCGCGCCGCGGTGGGCGTCTGCGATCAGGGTAACCTGGTCGACGTGGAGGCGACCGGAGGCGGCGGGGGCGGCTATGCCACCCTCGGCGCGGCGTTCGCCGCCATCAACGCAGGGACCTTCACGGGGACCATCAACGTCGAGATCTGCGGCAACACCGCCGAGGGAACGGCGACCGCGACCCTGAACGCGAGCGGCTCCGGCTCCGCTTCCTACACGTCGATCACGATCAAGCCGGTCGGCGGCGTGGCGCGGACGATCTCGGGAGGCACGACGGCCGGCAGCCCGATGATCGACCTGAACGGCGCGGACAACGTCACGATCGACGGCGTGAACTCGGGCGGCGACGCTCTGACGATCTCGAACACGACGGCGTCGGCGACGACGGGGACCTCGACGATCCGGTTCATCAACGGCGCGACGCTGAACACCGTGACGAACGCGACGGTGCTGGGGTCGTTCTCGGCGGCGGTGGGCACGAACGGCGGCACGATCTACTTCGCCACCGACGCCTCCACGACGAACGGGAACGACAACAACACGATCTCGTACTGCAACCTCGGTCCGGCCGGGTCGAACCTGCCGACCAAGGCGGTCTACATCAACGGAACGACGACGTCGTCGTCCTACTACAACAGCGGGATCGTGATCAACGGCAACAACATCTACGACTACTTCGGCGCGGCGGTCACGAGCGCGGGGGTCTACATCGCCGGCGGATCCACCGACGACAACGTGACGAACAACCGGTTCTACCAGACGGCGACGCGGACCCAGACCACGGGCGCCCAGCACTCG
The genomic region above belongs to Terriglobia bacterium and contains:
- a CDS encoding metallophosphoesterase; the protein is MSECFFVSDLHGRRERFGKLFEAIESRRPAAVFLGGDLLPHPMAAPMPGDPAGHDFVRDELAAGFERLRERLHGSYPRVFLILGNDDPRAEEPAVLEAAGRGVFEYAQLRRIRWGDFEVYGYAFVPPTPFQLKDWERYDVSRYVDPGCISPEEGWRTVDVGEREPRVATIREDLDLLAGDADLSRAVFLVHAPPYRTLLDRAALDGRMVDHAPLDVHVGSIALRRFIESRQPLLTLHGHVHESARLTGAWRDRIGRTHAFSAAHDGPELALVRFDPGDLDSASRELL
- a CDS encoding histidine kinase encodes the protein MRRRVEDILLVSSLYDSFILAEDGQLNELILHEFLELNLRHTPGLIRVSSGAEAVALARAEPRYNLIITSMHLGDMDALTLARKVREAGLDVPVILLAYDSRELGDFMKRNDVSDIDRVFLWQGDVRILLAIVKYVEDRTNVAHDSGVMGVQVVLLVEDNVRFYSSFLPVIYTEIMAHSHSLVPEGINLSHKLMRIQARPKILLCSTYEEAWACFEAYRENVLGIISDIEFPKGGKLDREAGADLARRVRAVQPDIPIMLQSSHRENAFLAREAGAGFLIKGSPTFLQQLRRFIVENFSFGDFVFRLPDGTEVDRAHDLKDLEEKLRTVPAESLGHHGERNHFSNWLKARTEFSLAHRLRPRKVSDFATLEDLRADLIRSIQEYRHDLKQGIVADFDRESFDPESGFSRIGGGSLGGKARGLAFVNLLLTEHGARDRFPGVRISVPPSVVLATDVFDRFLHANGLGDFALNAVDDGEVLRRFLEAEFPAAHLGDLEALVGRATYPLAVRSSSLLEDSQYQPFAGIYETYMLPNDHPDPAVRLAQLVDAIKRVYASTFSTRAKTYLSTTPYRLEEEKMAVILQKVVGAVHGDRFYPNFAGVARSYNFYPTSPMTTEDGIAAVALGLGETVVDGEACIRFCPRYPRHLVQFSSVRDVLQNSQREFCALTLLDAVQDAPRPAFELKRLGLEAAEEDGTLSLVGSTYSPENDAVYDGISRPGVRLVNFAPILKHNLFPLAEILDALLGIGKDGTSTPVEIEFAVRLAAEPREPHEFGFLQLRPLALSREMAELAIGGEDPRSVLCSSPAVLGHGRIEDLLDVVVVDYHRFDRGRSRDVAREVARLNASLASSGLPYLLIGVGRWGSADPFLGIPVSWDQIAAARVIVEAGFRDFKVTPSQGTHFFQNITSSRVGYFTVNPDASEGFVDWDWLAAQPAVEEMEFVRHLRFREPLVVKMNGKRNEGVILKPAGR